In one window of Methanosarcina vacuolata Z-761 DNA:
- a CDS encoding DUF1648 domain-containing protein — MLFIYARWVQIPQQVPVHYNALGEIDSWGSKFKPLFCQP, encoded by the coding sequence TTGCTTTTCATTTACGCCCGGTGGGTTCAAATTCCTCAACAAGTTCCTGTGCACTATAATGCATTGGGTGAAATAGATAGCTGGGGAAGTAAATTCAAACCCTTATTCTGCCAACCATAA
- a CDS encoding DUF2149 domain-containing protein: MRKSRRYRRTGLLKDEDEQSPMTSVANVFDVAMVFSVALLVALVMSYHLPELLSSNEDFTIVKNPGSQDMKIVIKEEGKPIEVMNMTDNIGGGTGEALGTAYRLADGRVIYVPDNGNGTSSSSGTSTSSGTSTSSGTSTSSRTIKVSTSQ; encoded by the coding sequence ATGCGAAAATCCAGAAGATACAGGCGGACAGGACTTTTAAAAGATGAAGATGAGCAAAGTCCTATGACCAGCGTTGCAAATGTTTTTGATGTTGCAATGGTCTTTTCCGTAGCTCTGTTGGTTGCACTTGTTATGTCATATCACCTCCCTGAACTTCTAAGTTCCAATGAGGATTTCACTATTGTCAAAAATCCAGGGTCTCAGGATATGAAGATTGTCATCAAAGAAGAAGGCAAACCCATTGAAGTCATGAACATGACCGATAACATAGGAGGGGGGACGGGAGAGGCTCTTGGAACAGCTTACAGGCTCGCCGACGGCAGGGTAATTTACGTACCTGACAATGGGAATGGTACATCTTCTTCGTCAGGTACATCCACTTCGTCAGGTACATCTACATCATCAGGCACATCTACATCATCCCGTACAATTAAAGTATCCACTTCACAGTAA
- a CDS encoding MotA/TolQ/ExbB proton channel family protein codes for MSLMNLLSNMMNVFSTALLIPVMFLLTILVFVSLIQLGEFLSEYTKRHRDWTNLETNCKKIECELQNSDFSEASRALENIKQNYMVTSFARDAAKYLKERHFPAIERLSQEYEIKMAKRLEHTKITSTIGPMLGLMGTLIPLGPALIGLSKGDLETLAQNLMIAFATTVVGLFAAGIGYVLTQVRRRWYWEDMSDIDYILDTIEEKN; via the coding sequence TTGAGCCTTATGAATTTATTATCCAATATGATGAACGTCTTCTCAACGGCTTTGCTAATTCCTGTAATGTTTCTTCTCACTATTCTGGTATTTGTTTCCTTGATTCAATTAGGAGAATTTCTTTCCGAATATACGAAAAGGCATAGGGACTGGACTAATCTAGAGACTAACTGCAAAAAAATTGAGTGCGAGCTTCAGAATTCGGATTTTTCGGAAGCATCCAGAGCTCTTGAAAACATCAAACAAAATTACATGGTCACTTCTTTTGCACGAGATGCTGCAAAATACCTGAAAGAGCGACATTTTCCTGCAATTGAGAGACTTTCGCAGGAATATGAAATCAAGATGGCAAAACGCCTTGAACATACAAAGATAACTTCAACTATCGGTCCCATGCTTGGCCTTATGGGAACGCTTATTCCATTAGGCCCTGCTCTGATAGGGCTTTCGAAAGGAGACCTTGAGACCCTTGCGCAAAACCTGATGATTGCCTTTGCGACAACGGTTGTGGGGCTTTTTGCGGCCGGGATAGGCTACGTACTTACACAGGTCAGAAGGCGATGGTACTGGGAAGATATGTCGGATATCGATTATATCCTGGATACGATTGAGGAAAAGAACTGA
- a CDS encoding DUF2162 domain-containing protein, translated as MDSTALTVIGILIGILVFGIKSGIGCGFSNISTKEIFAIGGSYLLLALLFGGVADHISLESFEKFSSMGMGIHVLVSFLLIVIGIYTQKKWNSGKDVSRHTFLAISIPCPVCLAALAVSCILLSESLNLSGIKVGLLVGVAFFIAVVASSFLFRLGKVRFGKTPETMGSAMMLIGIYYLLGALLIPAYIQTKKMNLVSTGGGETGIIPLMAFGVIVLAGFFLERIRRHDL; from the coding sequence ATGGACTCTACGGCATTAACTGTGATTGGGATTTTGATAGGTATCCTTGTCTTTGGAATTAAATCTGGAATAGGATGCGGATTTTCAAACATAAGTACAAAAGAAATTTTTGCAATTGGAGGCAGTTATTTACTTCTGGCCCTTTTATTCGGAGGCGTTGCCGACCATATAAGCCTGGAATCTTTTGAGAAGTTTTCTTCAATGGGCATGGGAATCCATGTACTTGTTTCCTTTCTCCTTATAGTGATAGGGATTTACACCCAGAAAAAGTGGAATTCAGGAAAAGATGTTTCAAGACACACTTTCCTCGCTATATCCATACCCTGCCCGGTCTGCCTGGCAGCTCTTGCAGTCTCCTGCATACTGCTTTCAGAAAGTCTTAACCTTTCCGGGATAAAAGTAGGACTTCTTGTTGGGGTTGCTTTTTTTATAGCAGTGGTGGCTTCTTCTTTTCTTTTCAGGCTTGGAAAGGTCCGGTTTGGAAAAACCCCTGAAACTATGGGCAGCGCAATGATGCTGATAGGGATTTACTATCTGTTAGGGGCTCTGCTTATCCCTGCGTATATACAAACAAAAAAGATGAACCTTGTTTCAACCGGTGGAGGAGAAACAGGAATTATTCCTCTTATGGCTTTTGGAGTCATTGTCCTTGCAGGTTTTTTCCTGGAACGTATAAGGAGGCATGATCTTTGA
- a CDS encoding helix-turn-helix domain-containing protein has translation MVVNVMRSSGMNGGRENLFKAISSDTRLSILEHLSEGDMHISGLAREIGISVPVAAKHVKILEKADLIERKKFGNTHMIGIKLNNIYSFLDHFAENRRLEVEQGTTLLDALKSVAAVEVKKMGNRVKVISTDGEEGFYIYEVDGKFSDKTVDEYEFYDDAVVEWKKLVPVTKKRLLVSIRR, from the coding sequence ATGGTAGTAAATGTTATGAGGAGTTCTGGAATGAACGGCGGTAGAGAAAACCTTTTCAAAGCTATTTCTAGCGATACACGCCTCTCAATTCTCGAACACCTGAGTGAAGGAGATATGCATATATCCGGTCTGGCAAGAGAAATAGGGATTTCTGTGCCTGTGGCTGCCAAACATGTAAAAATATTAGAAAAAGCTGATCTTATAGAACGAAAAAAGTTCGGAAATACTCATATGATAGGCATCAAACTGAACAACATTTATTCTTTCCTGGACCACTTTGCAGAAAACAGGAGACTGGAGGTTGAACAGGGAACGACTCTGCTTGATGCCCTAAAAAGCGTGGCTGCCGTGGAAGTTAAGAAAATGGGGAACAGAGTCAAGGTCATCTCTACGGATGGGGAAGAGGGATTTTATATATATGAGGTGGATGGCAAATTTTCGGATAAGACTGTAGACGAATATGAGTTTTACGACGATGCTGTAGTCGAGTGGAAAAAGTTAGTGCCCGTAACGAAAAAAAGATTACTGGTAAGTATCAGAAGGTAA
- a CDS encoding fibrillarin-like rRNA/tRNA 2'-O-methyltransferase, translated as MPEVKKISDGIFEVIKDKRQLATKNLDPGKTVYGEKLITVEGVEYRTWDPRRSKLGAMVLKKFDIPLKEDSKVLYLGAASGTTVSHVSDIVSEGAVYAVEFAPRSMRDLIGLASRRKNIHPIMADAGKPDSYSHLVEPVDLIFQDVAQPNQAEIAARNAVCFLKKDGYLLLSIKARSIDTAAKPKEIFKAEVKKLEQAFEPRFEVLNAKDLMPYHEDHLGVLAKLR; from the coding sequence ATGCCTGAAGTCAAAAAGATATCGGATGGGATCTTTGAAGTTATAAAAGACAAAAGACAGCTTGCTACAAAGAACCTTGACCCTGGAAAAACCGTTTATGGAGAAAAACTGATTACGGTTGAAGGAGTTGAATACCGGACCTGGGACCCTCGGAGGAGCAAGCTTGGAGCCATGGTCCTGAAAAAATTCGATATTCCACTAAAGGAAGATTCGAAGGTTCTCTACTTAGGTGCGGCTTCAGGTACAACGGTCAGCCATGTTTCGGATATTGTTTCAGAAGGTGCAGTTTACGCCGTTGAATTTGCCCCACGGAGCATGCGAGATCTTATAGGGCTTGCATCAAGGAGGAAAAATATCCACCCGATTATGGCTGATGCGGGAAAGCCTGACAGTTACTCCCATCTCGTTGAGCCTGTGGACCTTATTTTTCAGGATGTTGCACAGCCCAACCAGGCCGAAATTGCTGCAAGGAATGCAGTATGTTTTTTAAAAAAGGATGGATATCTCCTGCTTTCCATTAAAGCGCGGAGTATAGACACCGCAGCAAAACCAAAAGAGATATTTAAGGCAGAGGTAAAGAAACTTGAACAAGCTTTTGAGCCCAGGTTTGAGGTTCTTAATGCAAAGGACCTGATGCCCTATCACGAAGACCATCTTGGAGTTCTGGCGAAGTTGAGGTGA
- a CDS encoding NOP5/NOP56 family protein codes for MKINTWFGTIETDRDGEILGSRLLSKDIRELALHSLDLRNSRADLPPEGFDLKAAAIRSGFAESTAEYYSLLHEVTLEAAKLQVSGALTPDQRIIQAVEALNDINETTNALSERLSEWYGGYFPESGLGGEDLALFIVKYGSRKNVGSEDPLYSKAINSMGAKLEPADEALLRGFAENVCILYEQRRQIEAYIENSMELVAPNLKLIAGPMLGARLISLAGNLEKLAAFPSSTIQVIGASKALFKHLRARAPSPKHGIIYSHPLINTAPWWVRGKVARAVASKLSLAVRIDFYSGEKDPSLMEKLEAKVLQIRTLNPRPPQKKQESGEKPKRRRRK; via the coding sequence TTGAAAATCAATACCTGGTTTGGAACTATTGAAACCGACAGAGACGGAGAAATTCTTGGGTCCAGACTTCTTTCAAAAGACATCCGGGAGCTTGCCCTTCATTCTCTAGATCTAAGGAACAGCAGGGCAGATCTTCCTCCTGAAGGCTTTGACCTCAAAGCTGCAGCTATCAGGTCCGGGTTTGCAGAATCCACTGCCGAATATTATTCCCTTTTACATGAAGTTACTCTGGAGGCGGCAAAACTTCAGGTCTCAGGTGCTCTTACTCCTGACCAGCGAATTATTCAGGCTGTAGAGGCCCTGAACGATATAAATGAAACCACAAATGCCCTGTCTGAAAGGCTTTCTGAATGGTACGGAGGTTATTTTCCGGAAAGCGGGTTAGGTGGAGAAGACCTTGCACTTTTTATTGTAAAATATGGTTCCCGTAAAAATGTCGGCTCTGAAGACCCGCTTTATTCGAAAGCCATAAACTCAATGGGTGCAAAACTTGAACCTGCGGATGAAGCACTCCTTAGAGGTTTTGCAGAAAACGTGTGCATTCTCTATGAACAGCGGAGACAGATCGAGGCTTACATTGAGAACAGCATGGAACTGGTTGCACCCAACCTGAAGCTTATTGCAGGCCCAATGCTTGGAGCAAGGTTAATAAGTCTTGCAGGAAACCTCGAAAAACTTGCTGCGTTTCCCTCCAGCACCATTCAGGTTATAGGAGCCAGCAAGGCGCTTTTCAAACATCTTCGGGCTCGGGCTCCATCTCCAAAGCACGGGATCATCTACAGTCACCCTCTGATAAATACTGCGCCCTGGTGGGTAAGGGGAAAGGTAGCAAGAGCTGTTGCATCAAAGCTTTCCCTTGCTGTGCGCATTGATTTTTATTCAGGAGAAAAAGATCCCTCTCTTATGGAAAAACTTGAAGCGAAAGTCCTACAGATCAGGACTTTGAACCCCAGGCCTCCTCAAAAAAAGCAGGAAAGCGGAGAAAAGCCAAAGAGAAGGAGGAGGAAGTAA
- a CDS encoding beta-ribofuranosylaminobenzene 5'-phosphate synthase, translating to MIKVVTPSRLHLTLIDLNAEIGRVDGGAGITLEYPGLEISASEAENIEIIGNPLLASKMQKAVQALLPTGEGIKLHIKDSLPDHVGLGSGTQAALSAAVAVNRIYRLGKSVRELAVAVGRGGTSGIGVAAFENGGFILDGGHKFKDKGAFSPSSASHVPPGPVLFRRDFPDWSIVLAIPEGKGAHDAEEVDIFKKYCPVPLAEVQEISHVILMQMLPALVEEDLESFGKAINHIQTVGFKKREVGLQSQPVLDIMNYMRDNGASGSGISSFGPVVYGIVGSLEEGKRLQQETQRMLDESLGGRVLLTKGRNRGADISGGPD from the coding sequence ATGATTAAAGTAGTGACTCCATCCCGACTTCATCTTACCCTGATAGACCTCAATGCAGAGATAGGCAGGGTCGATGGGGGAGCGGGAATCACCCTGGAATATCCCGGCCTGGAAATTTCTGCAAGTGAAGCTGAGAATATAGAGATCATCGGCAATCCTCTTCTAGCAAGTAAAATGCAAAAAGCTGTACAGGCCCTTCTTCCAACAGGAGAAGGAATAAAGCTGCATATTAAAGATAGTCTTCCTGATCATGTGGGGCTCGGTTCCGGGACCCAGGCCGCACTGTCAGCAGCAGTAGCCGTAAACAGAATTTATAGATTGGGAAAAAGCGTTAGGGAACTTGCAGTTGCGGTCGGCAGGGGAGGCACATCCGGGATAGGGGTTGCTGCTTTTGAAAATGGTGGCTTTATTCTGGATGGGGGACATAAGTTCAAGGATAAAGGCGCATTTTCTCCTTCTTCAGCCAGCCACGTACCGCCTGGTCCTGTCCTTTTCAGAAGAGACTTTCCTGACTGGTCTATTGTCCTTGCAATTCCTGAAGGTAAAGGGGCTCACGATGCGGAAGAAGTGGATATTTTCAAGAAGTATTGTCCAGTTCCCCTTGCCGAAGTTCAGGAAATTTCCCACGTAATCCTCATGCAGATGCTTCCTGCACTTGTCGAGGAAGACCTGGAAAGTTTTGGCAAGGCAATTAACCACATCCAGACTGTAGGTTTTAAGAAAAGGGAAGTCGGACTTCAGTCACAGCCTGTTCTGGATATCATGAATTACATGCGTGACAACGGCGCAAGTGGATCAGGTATCAGTTCTTTCGGGCCGGTAGTTTACGGCATTGTCGGAAGCTTGGAGGAAGGCAAAAGACTCCAGCAAGAAACCCAGCGCATGCTTGACGAGTCCCTTGGTGGAAGAGTTTTACTCACAAAGGGAAGGAACAGGGGTGCGGACATTTCCGGGGGTCCGGATTGA
- a CDS encoding DUF2953 domain-containing protein, producing MILFVLFTAIGLTFKLKVLSLEEKKELRGVFTVKWLLFSHTFSIEEPGESESFPEEPKKSDEDKTVKGKQSEIDLNNTEKVRVTIEPQDKAEVKKKREVEEKEVEEKRIEMGEGEEKRIEDSEKKEKRTEVGEENEKQTEVGERKEKLTERNEKKEKWGIISKIRGKKKPEIEEAPEEMTPREMLHWGLEAFRSLRKPLFRLFSDLLNGIKIKRLESNVTFGLSDPADTGMLCGLLHSIAGLAYSRCRHCNFSINPVFMNPMMDFRGDVEIRVRVYSLIFPMLKFMFNRKTLSFTYSIIKEKLWGKRKFSS from the coding sequence TTGATTTTATTTGTACTTTTTACAGCAATAGGTCTCACTTTCAAGCTTAAGGTCCTGAGTCTCGAAGAAAAGAAAGAACTTAGAGGCGTATTCACTGTAAAATGGCTGCTCTTTTCCCATACCTTCTCCATAGAGGAACCTGGAGAAAGCGAAAGTTTTCCTGAAGAACCGAAGAAATCGGATGAAGACAAAACAGTAAAAGGGAAACAAAGTGAGATCGATCTGAATAACACGGAAAAAGTACGAGTCACTATAGAACCACAGGATAAGGCTGAAGTGAAGAAAAAAAGGGAGGTTGAAGAAAAAGAGGTCGAAGAGAAGAGAATAGAAATGGGTGAGGGTGAAGAAAAAAGAATAGAAGATAGTGAGAAAAAAGAAAAACGAACAGAAGTAGGGGAGGAAAATGAAAAACAAACAGAAGTAGGGGAAAGAAAAGAAAAACTAACAGAAAGGAACGAGAAGAAAGAAAAATGGGGTATAATTTCAAAGATAAGAGGGAAGAAGAAGCCCGAGATTGAAGAAGCTCCAGAAGAAATGACCCCCAGAGAAATGCTTCACTGGGGCCTGGAAGCATTCAGATCTCTCAGAAAACCGCTATTTCGCCTATTTTCCGATTTGCTTAATGGGATAAAAATTAAACGTCTGGAATCTAATGTGACATTTGGCCTTTCCGATCCAGCAGACACGGGCATGCTCTGTGGGCTTTTACATTCTATTGCGGGACTGGCCTACAGCCGATGCAGGCACTGCAATTTCTCCATTAACCCTGTGTTCATGAATCCGATGATGGATTTCAGGGGGGATGTTGAAATCCGTGTAAGGGTATATTCCCTGATTTTTCCAATGCTTAAATTCATGTTTAACAGGAAAACTTTATCTTTTACTTATTCGATTATTAAGGAAAAACTTTGGGGGAAACGAAAGTTTAGCTCCTGA
- a CDS encoding GerW family sporulation protein — MKRYTKGDEKLGVEATIKEIAGELERIATTKTVVGDPITAAGKTIIPISRIVMGFGAGGGEGKKDTESGYGGGGGAGAKIEPVAFIMLSEEEARIFRLSERSDAGSILSSIPDLVPEIMDKLKGMRGKNKKDEKLQEQEVKGTETPEKETVERTEVKIEEEGCSH; from the coding sequence ATGAAACGATATACAAAAGGGGATGAAAAATTGGGTGTAGAAGCCACTATTAAAGAAATTGCAGGTGAACTTGAGAGAATTGCGACTACAAAAACCGTAGTGGGAGACCCGATTACTGCTGCTGGTAAAACAATTATTCCAATATCAAGGATTGTAATGGGTTTTGGAGCCGGTGGAGGAGAAGGCAAGAAAGACACTGAGTCGGGATATGGCGGAGGTGGAGGGGCAGGTGCGAAGATAGAACCTGTGGCATTTATTATGCTTTCTGAAGAAGAAGCCAGAATCTTCCGGCTCTCTGAGCGAAGCGATGCAGGTTCAATCCTTAGCTCAATTCCTGATCTTGTGCCTGAGATTATGGACAAGCTCAAAGGCATGAGAGGCAAGAACAAAAAAGACGAAAAATTGCAGGAACAGGAAGTTAAAGGAACAGAAACTCCGGAAAAGGAAACTGTAGAAAGAACCGAAGTCAAGATTGAAGAAGAGGGATGTTCCCACTAA
- a CDS encoding PKD domain-containing protein, whose amino-acid sequence MDGGIKIKKLNTLLVAIFILALISSLGAATEIIVQPGDSIQTAVNSSSSGDIITINPGTYIENIIVTKNDLTIRSKSGNPDNTIIKAKSSGANVFLLQGDNIKISGLKAVGATRSGYSGICLSSCSNCVIENNKLLSNCYGIYLLRSKGDKLSKNTATNNLQYGIVLGTATDNTISGNIALNNGRGIHIGNSDGNTLSGNTVQNNNIYGFYICGKSDTNKIYNNYFNDTNMTIKNGIGNSYNTKKTAGTNIVGGPYIGGNFWGKPNGTGFSNTAVDNDRDGISDSAYKNIAGSIYSDNLPLVVYKPKSTKPVAAFSASPTSGKAPLNVKFTDKSTGTPASWYWNFGDGSKSYLQNPVHKYSKAGAYNVSLIVKNAAGRSTVTKTGYIKVISKPVAAFSGSPTSGKAPLNVKFTDKSTGIPASWYWNFGDGSKSYLQNPVHKYSKAGTYTVSLIAKNAAGRSTVTKTGYIKVTGTSQTSTAALFASSTPTAALSASPTSGKTPLTVDFTDNSTGSPTSWKWDFGDGTDSTEQSPTHTYSAAGTYTVKLTATNAAGSNTVTKPDYIIVTATSQTLTETSQTPVADFWASSLSGKAPLNVTFTDTSTGSPTSWEWDFGDGTDSTEQSPAHTYSAAGTYTVKLTATNAAGNSTKTKSNYITVTGNSQTLTATSQTLTETSQMPVADFWASQLSGNAPLDATFTDTSTGSPTSWEWDFGDGTYSTEQSPTHTYSAAGTYTVKLTATNEAGNSTKTKSNYITVTGASQTLTETSQTLTETSQTLTETSQMPVADFWASPLSGTAPLDATFTDTSTGSPTSWEWDFGDGTDSTEQNPTHTYSAAGTYTVKLTATNAAGSGTKTKSNYIKVAK is encoded by the coding sequence ATGGACGGAGGAATTAAAATAAAAAAATTAAACACTTTGTTAGTAGCTATTTTCATATTAGCATTAATATCAAGTCTTGGAGCTGCGACTGAGATTATAGTGCAGCCAGGAGATTCTATTCAAACTGCTGTAAATAGTTCGTCTTCGGGCGATATAATTACTATAAATCCCGGAACCTATATTGAAAATATCATAGTAACTAAAAATGATCTTACAATCCGGTCAAAATCAGGAAATCCTGATAACACAATAATTAAAGCCAAAAGTTCAGGGGCTAATGTGTTCCTCCTGCAAGGAGACAACATAAAGATATCTGGACTTAAGGCTGTAGGAGCAACCCGATCCGGCTATTCAGGAATCTGTCTATCTTCATGCAGTAACTGCGTAATCGAGAATAACAAACTTTTGAGCAATTGTTATGGAATCTATCTCCTGCGTTCCAAAGGGGACAAGCTGTCAAAGAACACGGCTACAAATAATCTACAATATGGAATTGTACTTGGGACTGCTACAGACAATACCATTTCAGGAAATATAGCCCTTAATAATGGTCGTGGGATCCATATTGGCAACTCTGACGGTAACACACTCTCAGGCAACACCGTTCAAAACAACAATATTTATGGGTTTTATATCTGTGGCAAAAGTGACACAAACAAGATCTACAACAATTATTTCAATGACACCAATATGACTATTAAAAACGGAATCGGAAATTCCTATAACACTAAAAAAACCGCAGGTACTAATATTGTGGGCGGCCCTTACATAGGAGGTAACTTCTGGGGAAAACCCAATGGTACAGGATTTTCCAATACTGCAGTAGATAACGATAGAGACGGAATTTCCGATTCTGCATATAAAAACATAGCAGGCAGCATCTATTCTGACAATCTTCCTCTAGTTGTCTATAAGCCCAAGTCGACAAAGCCGGTTGCTGCATTTTCTGCATCTCCTACATCCGGAAAAGCACCATTAAACGTTAAATTTACTGACAAAAGCACAGGAACACCTGCTTCATGGTACTGGAACTTTGGAGATGGATCAAAATCATACCTCCAGAATCCGGTTCATAAGTATTCGAAGGCAGGGGCCTATAATGTTAGCTTAATAGTAAAGAATGCTGCAGGACGTAGCACGGTAACAAAAACAGGATATATAAAAGTGATATCAAAACCAGTTGCTGCATTCTCTGGATCTCCTACATCCGGAAAAGCACCATTAAACGTTAAATTTACTGACAAAAGCACAGGAATACCTGCTTCATGGTACTGGAACTTTGGAGATGGATCAAAGTCATACCTACAGAATCCGGTTCATAAGTATTCGAAGGCAGGGACCTATACTGTTAGCTTAATAGCAAAGAATGCTGCAGGACGTAGCACGGTAACAAAAACAGGATATATAAAAGTGACAGGAACTTCGCAAACTTCGACGGCTGCACTTTTTGCGTCTTCAACTCCTACTGCTGCACTTTCTGCATCTCCAACTTCAGGAAAAACTCCACTAACCGTTGACTTTACTGATAATAGTACGGGCTCACCAACTTCCTGGAAATGGGATTTTGGAGATGGGACAGATTCAACAGAACAGAGTCCGACACATACATATTCAGCTGCAGGAACTTACACGGTTAAACTTACAGCAACAAATGCAGCAGGAAGTAACACTGTAACAAAACCAGATTATATTATAGTAACAGCAACGTCACAAACGCTGACAGAAACTTCGCAAACACCTGTTGCAGACTTCTGGGCTTCTTCACTCTCAGGAAAAGCACCACTAAATGTAACATTTACGGATACAAGCACAGGATCTCCAACTTCATGGGAATGGGATTTTGGAGATGGGACAGATTCAACAGAACAGAGTCCAGCACATACATATTCAGCTGCAGGAACTTATACGGTTAAACTTACAGCAACAAATGCAGCAGGAAATAGTACAAAAACCAAATCAAATTACATTACAGTAACAGGAAATTCACAAACGTTAACAGCAACATCACAGACGTTGACCGAAACTTCACAAATGCCCGTTGCAGATTTCTGGGCATCTCAACTTTCAGGAAATGCACCACTAGATGCAACGTTTACGGATACAAGCACAGGATCTCCAACTTCGTGGGAATGGGATTTTGGAGATGGGACATATTCAACAGAACAGAGTCCAACACACACATATTCAGCTGCGGGAACTTACACGGTTAAACTTACAGCAACAAATGAAGCAGGAAATAGTACAAAAACCAAATCAAATTACATTACAGTAACAGGAGCTTCACAAACGCTGACCGAAACATCGCAAACACTAACCGAAACTTCGCAAACGCTGACCGAAACTTCACAAATGCCTGTTGCAGATTTCTGGGCATCTCCACTCTCAGGAACAGCACCACTAGATGCAACATTTACGGATACAAGCACAGGATCTCCAACTTCATGGGAATGGGATTTTGGAGATGGGACAGATTCAACAGAACAGAATCCAACACACACATATTCAGCTGCAGGAACTTACACGGTTAAACTTACAGCAACAAATGCAGCAGGAAGTGGTACAAAAACTAAATCAAATTATATAAAAGTAGCAAAGTGA
- a CDS encoding PKD domain-containing protein, producing MKANKKLNSVALASAILILALILFSSTVSAAAEKLEEEQFTFTEEQSNDTQSESSTQFLGSAQNINKVYGINFSPYMDGQSPDYGSQIDKNQITNRMKIIAPYTKWIRTYGTENGLEYSGPVAHEMGLKTAIGAWLSGDTEANERQISKLIDEAKAGNVDLAIVGSETLLRNDLSEDQLIKYIQRVKQSVPAGINVTTADTYSELLNHPKVMDECDVIMYNSYPYWEGISIDKAMEVQDSRYKNLVKNAKNKPVIVSETGWPSAGNTIGDAVPSPENSARYLNDSVSWAHKNNIQYFYFEAFDETWKSVHEGPQGAHWGVWDKDGNMKPGMEKVFPPETAPKANFSASPTSGKAPLNVKFTDKSTGTPTYWYWNFGDGSKSYLQNPTHKYSKAGAYNVSLIVKNAAGRSTVTKTGYIKAISKPVAAFSGSPTSGKAPLNVKFTDKSTGIPAGWIWNFGDGSKSYIQNPTHKYSKAGVYTVSLTVKNAAGRSTVTKTGYIKIT from the coding sequence ATGAAAGCTAACAAAAAACTGAACTCAGTAGCCTTAGCCTCAGCAATTCTAATTTTAGCATTAATTCTCTTTTCTTCTACGGTATCGGCAGCTGCCGAGAAATTAGAAGAAGAACAATTTACTTTTACAGAGGAACAAAGCAACGACACTCAGTCTGAATCTTCAACTCAATTTTTGGGATCAGCACAGAATATCAATAAGGTATATGGAATAAATTTTAGCCCCTATATGGATGGACAAAGTCCAGATTATGGGTCTCAGATAGATAAAAATCAAATCACGAATCGTATGAAAATAATAGCACCATATACTAAGTGGATACGAACTTATGGGACGGAAAACGGTCTGGAGTATTCTGGCCCAGTGGCTCATGAGATGGGGCTCAAGACTGCAATTGGTGCATGGCTTAGTGGAGATACTGAGGCCAATGAGAGACAGATAAGTAAACTTATCGATGAAGCTAAGGCCGGTAATGTTGATCTAGCCATAGTGGGCAGTGAAACGCTGCTAAGAAATGATCTTTCAGAAGATCAGCTTATTAAATATATCCAGCGTGTTAAACAGTCAGTGCCCGCCGGTATCAATGTTACAACAGCTGATACATATAGCGAACTTCTGAATCACCCTAAAGTAATGGATGAGTGCGATGTTATCATGTATAATAGTTACCCCTACTGGGAAGGTATCAGCATTGATAAAGCAATGGAAGTTCAGGATAGTCGCTATAAGAATTTAGTTAAGAATGCAAAGAATAAACCAGTAATAGTCTCAGAAACCGGATGGCCCAGCGCAGGAAACACGATTGGAGATGCTGTGCCATCACCTGAAAATTCTGCCAGGTACTTAAATGATTCTGTCTCATGGGCACATAAGAATAACATTCAGTATTTTTACTTTGAAGCATTTGACGAAACATGGAAAAGCGTTCATGAAGGCCCCCAGGGTGCTCATTGGGGAGTATGGGACAAAGATGGCAATATGAAGCCTGGAATGGAAAAGGTCTTTCCACCGGAGACAGCCCCTAAGGCAAACTTTTCTGCATCTCCTACATCCGGAAAAGCACCATTAAACGTTAAATTTACTGACAAAAGCACAGGAACACCTACTTACTGGTACTGGAACTTTGGAGATGGATCAAAGTCATACCTACAGAATCCGACTCATAAGTATTCGAAGGCAGGAGCCTATAATGTTAGCTTAATAGTAAAGAATGCTGCAGGACGTAGCACGGTAACAAAAACAGGATATATAAAAGCGATATCAAAACCAGTTGCTGCATTCTCTGGATCTCCTACCTCCGGAAAAGCGCCATTAAACGTTAAATTTACTGACAAAAGCACAGGAATACCTGCTGGATGGATATGGAACTTTGGAGATGGATCAAAGTCATACATACAGAATCCTACTCATAAGTATTCAAAGGCAGGGGTCTATACTGTTAGCTTAACAGTAAAGAATGCTGCAGGACGTAGCACGGTAACAAAAACAGGATACATAAAAATTACATAA